One region of Bacillus pumilus genomic DNA includes:
- a CDS encoding beta-ketoacyl-ACP synthase III produces the protein MNAGIIGLGRYIPEKVLTNLDLEKMVETSDEWIRTRTGIEERRIASDDVNTSHMALAAAKKALADANVAAEDIDMILVATVTPDQSFPTVACMIQEQLGAHKACAMDISAACAGFMYGLVTGKQFIESGTFKHVLVVGVEKLSRITDWDDRNTAVLFGDGAGAAVLGEVSEGKGILSFELGADGRGGKHLYLDEKDHTIMNGREVFKFAVRQMGESSVNVIEKAGLSKEDVDFLIPHQANIRIMEAARERLELPVEKMSKTVHKYGNTSAASIPISLCEEIEAGKIHDGDVIVMVGFGGGLTWGAIAMRWGR, from the coding sequence ATGAATGCTGGAATTATTGGCCTTGGCCGCTATATACCTGAAAAAGTGTTAACAAATCTTGATTTAGAAAAAATGGTTGAAACTTCTGACGAATGGATTCGTACTAGAACAGGTATAGAAGAAAGAAGAATTGCTTCTGATGATGTCAATACATCACATATGGCGCTTGCTGCTGCAAAAAAAGCATTAGCTGACGCAAATGTAGCTGCAGAAGATATCGATATGATTCTTGTGGCGACAGTCACGCCAGATCAATCATTTCCGACAGTCGCTTGTATGATTCAAGAGCAGCTCGGTGCACATAAAGCATGTGCAATGGATATTAGCGCTGCGTGTGCTGGCTTTATGTATGGGCTTGTTACTGGAAAACAATTTATCGAATCAGGTACGTTCAAGCACGTGCTCGTCGTTGGCGTTGAAAAACTTTCTCGCATTACCGACTGGGATGACCGCAATACTGCTGTTCTGTTTGGAGATGGAGCAGGTGCTGCTGTGTTAGGAGAGGTCAGCGAAGGGAAAGGAATTCTCTCATTTGAGCTTGGAGCCGATGGAAGAGGCGGTAAGCACTTGTACTTAGATGAAAAAGATCATACAATCATGAATGGACGAGAAGTATTTAAATTTGCTGTAAGACAAATGGGCGAGTCAAGCGTAAACGTCATCGAAAAAGCTGGACTATCAAAAGAAGACGTTGACTTCTTGATCCCGCATCAAGCAAATATTCGCATTATGGAAGCAGCCCGCGAACGCCTAGAGCTGCCAGTTGAAAAAATGTCGAAGACAGTCCATAAATATGGAAACACATCAGCAGCATCCATTCCGATTTCACTATGTGAAGAAATCGAAGCCGGAAAAATTCATGACGGCGATGTGATTGTAATGGTAGGTTTTGGTGGCGGATTAACGTGGGGCGCAATCGCTATGCGATGGGGCCGATAA
- the fabF gene encoding beta-ketoacyl-ACP synthase II: MDKKRVVVTGLGALTPLGNDVESTWKNALAGVSGVGPITRVDSSEYTAKVAAELKDFNIEDYMEKKEARKMARFTQYAVVAAQKALEDSRLEITDEIAPRVGVWVGSGIGGLETFEEQFEVYSNKGARRVSPFFVPMMIPDMATGQISIALGAKGVNSCTVTACATGTNSIGDAFKVIQRGDADAMITGGTEAPLTKMSFAGFCANKALSTNPDPETASRPFDKNRDGFVMGEGAGIVVLEELEHALKRGATIYAEIVGYGSTGDAYHITAPAPNGEGGVRAMKEAIRDAGLSVEEIDYINAHGTSTPYNDKFETMAIKEVFGEHANQLAISSTKSMTGHLLGAAGGVEAIFSVLAIKDSVIPPTINLVTPDEECDLDYVANEARSKEVQVALSNSLGFGGHNATIIFKKYEA, translated from the coding sequence ATGGATAAAAAACGAGTAGTTGTTACAGGATTGGGTGCTTTGACACCTCTTGGCAACGATGTAGAATCAACATGGAAAAATGCTTTAGCAGGTGTATCAGGAGTTGGACCAATCACACGTGTCGACTCAAGTGAATATACAGCAAAAGTGGCTGCAGAATTAAAAGATTTTAACATTGAAGATTACATGGAGAAAAAAGAAGCACGAAAAATGGCACGCTTCACACAATATGCAGTCGTTGCTGCTCAAAAGGCGCTAGAAGATTCACGTCTTGAAATCACAGATGAAATCGCACCGCGTGTTGGTGTATGGGTTGGATCTGGTATTGGCGGACTTGAAACATTTGAAGAGCAGTTTGAAGTGTATTCAAATAAAGGGGCAAGACGCGTAAGCCCGTTCTTCGTTCCAATGATGATTCCAGATATGGCAACAGGCCAAATTTCAATTGCACTTGGCGCAAAAGGGGTTAACTCTTGTACTGTAACAGCATGTGCAACAGGAACAAACTCAATTGGTGATGCATTTAAAGTCATTCAGCGCGGAGATGCAGATGCGATGATCACAGGCGGAACAGAAGCGCCGTTAACAAAAATGTCGTTTGCTGGCTTCTGTGCGAACAAAGCTCTTTCGACAAATCCTGATCCAGAGACAGCAAGCCGTCCATTTGACAAAAACCGTGACGGATTTGTGATGGGTGAGGGTGCAGGGATTGTCGTTCTTGAAGAACTTGAGCATGCATTAAAACGTGGCGCGACGATTTATGCAGAAATTGTTGGATATGGATCAACTGGAGATGCGTATCATATTACAGCACCGGCTCCAAACGGAGAAGGCGGCGTACGCGCAATGAAAGAAGCGATTCGAGATGCTGGTTTGTCTGTGGAAGAAATTGATTATATCAATGCCCACGGAACAAGCACACCGTACAATGATAAATTTGAAACAATGGCGATTAAAGAAGTGTTCGGAGAGCATGCGAATCAGCTTGCGATCAGTTCGACAAAATCGATGACAGGTCACTTACTTGGCGCAGCAGGTGGAGTAGAAGCTATTTTCTCTGTGCTTGCGATTAAAGACAGCGTTATTCCTCCAACCATTAACCTTGTAACACCGGATGAAGAATGTGATCTTGATTATGTGGCAAATGAAGCACGTTCAAAAGAAGTACAAGTGGCTCTAAGTAACTCACTTGGCTTTGGCGGACATAATGCGACAATTATCTTTAAAAAATACGAAGCGTAA
- a CDS encoding DUF2268 domain-containing protein produces the protein MGLVNTQYLIHQSSSFQELASRFVPYFKGAEEKEWSSILSHLQHHGMIRSFRSCKDMIEKLKEKGYFQLVMKEYRALQKQWKGPDIPVFILPVNESSREIREQFYYQSGMAFDDKVFLFLSPNTPKERIGTLLTHEYHHVCRLHFLTKEEKDFTFLDTIMMEGLAEYAVYHRYGESYTAKWTTLYDETQLQRMYQKWVSSHLDQKVQDDERLIQNLLYGKGNYPKMLGYATGFYIVKKYFSEHRISDESMIAEPSETFLKAIDS, from the coding sequence ATGGGTCTAGTCAATACACAATATCTCATTCATCAATCTTCATCATTTCAGGAGCTTGCGTCGCGTTTTGTTCCTTATTTTAAAGGGGCGGAGGAAAAAGAATGGTCCTCTATTCTCTCCCACCTGCAGCATCACGGCATGATTCGGTCTTTTCGATCATGCAAAGACATGATCGAAAAGCTCAAAGAAAAAGGGTACTTCCAGCTCGTCATGAAAGAATACCGGGCGCTGCAAAAGCAGTGGAAAGGCCCTGACATTCCAGTCTTTATTTTGCCAGTCAATGAGAGCAGTAGAGAAATTAGAGAGCAATTTTATTATCAATCCGGCATGGCATTTGACGACAAGGTCTTTTTGTTTTTGTCGCCAAATACCCCGAAAGAACGCATCGGTACATTGCTGACTCATGAATATCACCATGTATGCAGGTTACATTTTCTCACGAAAGAAGAAAAAGATTTTACATTCCTTGATACAATCATGATGGAAGGGCTTGCTGAATATGCTGTGTATCATAGATACGGAGAAAGCTATACAGCCAAATGGACCACTCTCTATGACGAAACGCAGCTTCAGCGTATGTATCAGAAATGGGTATCCAGTCATCTTGATCAAAAAGTGCAGGATGACGAAAGACTGATACAGAACCTCCTTTATGGAAAAGGGAACTACCCCAAAATGCTTGGTTACGCCACTGGGTTTTATATCGTGAAAAAGTATTTCAGCGAACACAGAATCAGCGATGAGTCTATGATTGCAGAGCCGTCCGAAACTTTTTTAAAGGCGATAGACTCATAA